From Gemmatimonadaceae bacterium, the proteins below share one genomic window:
- a CDS encoding DUF305 domain-containing protein, translating to MPRIPTLFVAAALGLAACSGRSGPSTPSPAELSGIERARLDSLRYPYTMADISFMSGMIHHHAQAIKISRWAPTHGASAELQRLAARIINAQNDEITLMRRWLGDRNQVAPSVDSTGSVTMPMAGAAAEHAGHDMSGGHAGDAAMPGMLSAEQLAELDAARGESFDLLFLQRMIAHHRGAVTMVRELQASRAGAQDETIFKFAADVEVDQTTEIRRMLTMLLERGGIPPQ from the coding sequence ATGCCTAGAATTCCGACCCTTTTCGTTGCCGCCGCCCTCGGCCTTGCCGCCTGCTCGGGCCGATCCGGCCCGTCGACGCCGTCCCCGGCCGAACTCTCAGGTATCGAGCGCGCGCGTCTCGATTCGCTGCGCTACCCGTACACGATGGCGGACATCTCCTTCATGAGCGGGATGATCCACCACCACGCGCAGGCCATCAAGATTTCGCGCTGGGCGCCCACGCACGGGGCGAGCGCTGAGTTGCAGCGGCTCGCGGCGCGGATCATCAACGCGCAGAACGACGAGATCACGCTGATGCGCCGCTGGCTTGGCGACCGCAATCAGGTGGCACCCAGCGTCGACAGCACCGGCAGCGTGACGATGCCCATGGCCGGAGCGGCTGCTGAGCACGCGGGACACGATATGTCCGGCGGACACGCGGGCGACGCCGCGATGCCCGGGATGCTCTCGGCGGAACAGCTCGCGGAGCTGGACGCTGCGCGCGGCGAGAGCTTCGACCTGCTGTTCCTGCAGCGGATGATCGCGCACCACCGCGGTGCCGTGACGATGGTGCGCGAGTTGCAGGCCTCGCGCGCGGGCGCGCAGGACGAGACGATCTTCAAGTTTGCAGCGGACGTCGAGGTGGACCAAACCACCGAGATCCGCCGCATGCTGACGATGCTGCTCGAGCGCGGCGGGATTCCGCCGCAGTGA